One segment of Setaria viridis chromosome 4, Setaria_viridis_v4.0, whole genome shotgun sequence DNA contains the following:
- the LOC117853496 gene encoding uncharacterized protein gives MHYQSVLCSSFSTLDDESVNVLHRGHIILARELGEVGDNSTHPPGGFMGLFNNQSHLSRNSHFVGAPSHYAPFKPNNSGNSSQEVQVLSEQKAIEVDSDTENVRTEKRILWTPEEDEKLMSAWLKNSTDSSVGADRNNEHYWGDVVKSYNMTIPSQRKRNSKQAEDRWHKINRWIDLYDCAYLKARRLFTSGYSDQMWIDTADKFYLEDNKKAKLGPFVLKNVWKICRDVAKWKTYNEDLKNARKRKSYRIEGEKDDIEEMLERPIGQKAAKKAALAAKMKSKGSNLDNDGKSKESAIDVEKLDKFSKIQEDLNANRMKVLELQQKLSSEKLETTRLAHLTAQETKESKRLEKESKMMQAYNSLISQDTSSMSDEEKAERVAAMKCLRKSLFPEMS, from the exons ATGCACTATCAGAGCGTCCTGTGCAGCAGCttctccacattggatgatgaatctgttaacGTGCTCCACCGTGGACATATCATCTTGGctcgagaacttggtgaagtcgg GGACAACAGCACACACCCTCCTGGTGGATTTATGGGCTTATTCAACAACCAATCCCATTTATCACGGAATTCACATTTTGTTGGTGCTCCATCTCATTATGCACCTTTCAAG CCTAACAACAGTGGAAATTCATCTCAAGAAGTACAAGTTTTATCCGAACAGAAGGCTATTGAAGTTGATAGTGATACTGAGAATGTCAGGACAGAGAAGCGGATCTTGTGGACACCAGAAGAAGACGAGAAACTGATGAGTGcttggttgaaaaattcaacagacTCATCCGTTGGAGCTGATAGGAACAACGAGCACTATTGGGGTGATGTTGTCAAGTCATACAACATGACTATCCCGTCACAGAGGAAAAGAAATTCAAAGCAAGCCGAGGATCGATGGCACAAGATTAATCGGTGGATTGATCTATATGATTGTGCATATTTGAAGGCTCGCAGATTATTCACAAGTGGCTACTCCGATCAGATGTGGATTGATACAGCAGACAAGTTCTATTTGGAAGACAACAAGAAGGCAAAGCTAGGTCCCTTTGTGTTAAAGAATGTTTGGAAAATATGCCGAGATGTGGCAAAGTGGAAAACATATAATGAAGACCTCAAGAATGCTCGTAAAAGAAAGTCATATCGCATTGAAGGAGAAAAGGATGATATTGAAGAAATGCTAGAGCGACCTATTGGACAAAAGGCAGCTAAAAAGGCTGCTCTTGCTGCAAAAATGAAGTCTAAAGGATCAAACCTGGATAATGATGGAAAATCAAAGGAATCGGCCATTGATGTGGAGAAGCTCGATAAATTTAGTAAAATTCAGGAAGATTTAAATGCAAACCGCATGAAGGTACTGGAACTACAACAGAAGTTATCATCTGAAAAGCTTGAAACCACTAGACTGGCTCATCTTACTGCTCAAGAGACCAAAGAGTCAAAAAGGCTCGAGAAGGAATCAAAGATGATGCAAGCTTACAACTCTCTCATCTCTCAAGATACAAGTTCAATGTCTGATGAAGAAAAAGCTGAACGTGTTGCTGCCATGAAGTGTCTTAGGAAGTCTTTATTTCCTGAAATGAGCTAG